From a region of the Oryza sativa Japonica Group chromosome 6, ASM3414082v1 genome:
- the LOC4342065 gene encoding FCS-Like Zinc finger 1 → MEEIAGGGSPPAMEEEERYVEVASRFYRVKPGAGGGGGGRRLHFLESCFLCKSSIAGDRDIFMYRGDAAFCSDDCRQEQMDMDEALQAVARRHRLRSSAAPASAEAAAAAPARSPMMHRRPTIANFAARTPVAATS, encoded by the exons ATGGAAGAGATCGCCGGTggtggctcgccgccggcgatggaggaggaggagaggtatGTGGAGGTGGCGTCGAGGTTCTACCGCGTGAAGcccggtgccggcggcggcggcggcggccgccgtctCCACTTCCTCGAGTCGTGCTTCCTCTGCAAGAGCAgcatcgccggcgaccgcgaCATCTTCATGTACAG AGGGGATGCAGCGTTCTGCAGCGACGACTGCAGGCAGGAGCAGATGGACATGGACGAGGCGCTGCAGGCGGTggcgcgccgccatcgcctccgttcgtcggcggcgccggcttccgccgaggcagcagcggcggcgccggcgaggtctcCGATGATGCACCGCCGGCCGACCATCGCCAACTTCGCGGCACGCACTCCAGTGGCCGCCACCAGCTAG
- the LOC107278395 gene encoding uncharacterized protein translates to MPPAKKITLLQTVAFAGVFSAVSCWYGFMFGRESARRELGGIIEDLRSSGGSGCSTNSAASPDSDAHSKP, encoded by the exons ATGCCGCCGGCGAAGAAGATCACGCTCCTGCAGACGGTGGCGTTCGCCGGAGTCTTCTCCGCCGTCTCCTGCTG GTATGGATTCATGTTTGGGAGGGAGTCTGCGCGGCGTGAGCTTGGTGGAATCATTGAAGACCtccgcagcagcggcggcagtggcTGCTCCACCAACTCCGCGGCTTCCCCCGATTCTGACGCTCATTCCAAACCCTAG
- the LOC4342066 gene encoding probable serine/threonine-protein kinase PBL19, translating into MGCFAFKSKAKNQRAAASGARSPAPTSDGQKSKASSASTPTRSIQELSDERGAQRLRVFDLDELSSATNGFSRALKIGEGGFGSVYRAFFRSAAGGGGGRVVLAVKRLNQRSLQGHKQWLAEVQFLGVLEHPNLVRLVGYCAVDSETSKHRLLVYEFMPNKSLDDHLFNRAHPPLSWRLRLQIMIGAARGLDYLHEGLQEVQVIYRDFKAANVLLDADFKPKLSDFGLAREGPTEGKTHVSTAVVGTHGYAAPDYIETGHLTTKSDVWSFGVVLYEILTGRRSLERSRPAEEQKLLGWVRRHPPESQSFRSIMDPRLGGRYPAAAARQVARLADRCLVKNPKERPAMREVVEELERVLQMEPPTTTAADKDGDRRLPPAKR; encoded by the exons ATGGGGTGCTTCGCGTTCAAGAGCAAGGCCAAGAaccagcgggcggcggcgtcgggggccaggtcgccggcgccgacgtcgGACGGGCAGAAGAGCAAGGCATCAtcggcgtcgacgccgacgaggagcatCCAGGAGCTGTCGGACGAGAGGGGCGCGCAGCGGCTGCGGGTGTTCGACCTCGACGAGCTCAGCAGCGCCACCAACGGCTTCAGCCGCGCGCTCAAGATCGGCGAGGGCGGCTTCGGCTCCGTCTACCgcgccttcttccgctccgccgccggcggcggcggcggccgggtcgTCCTCGCCGTCAAGCGCCTCAACCAGCGCAGCCTGCAG GGGCACAAGCAATGGCTGGCTGAGGTCCAATTCCTAGGTGTTCTTGAGCACCCGAATCTAGTGAGGCTTGTTGGCTATTGTGCAGTGGATTCAGAAACAAGCAAGCACAGGCTGCTGGTCTACGAGTTCATGCCCAACAAGAGCCTAGATGATCATCTGTTCAACCGAGCTCATCCTCCCCTCTCGTGGAGATTGAGGCTGCAGATCATGATCGGCGCCGCGCGGGGCCTAGACTACCTCCATGAAGGCCTGCAAGAAGTTCAG GTGATATACAGGGATTTCAAGGCAGCCAATGTTCTTCTTGATGCCGATTTCAAGCCAAAACTTTCAGACTTTGGGCTAGCAAGAGAGGGGCCAACTGAAGGAAAGACACACGTCTCCACCGCG GTGGTGGGGACGCACGGGTACGCGGCGCCGGACTACATCGAGACGGGGCACCTGACGACCAAGAGCGACGTGTGGAGCTTCGGCGTGGTGCTGTACGAGATCCTGACGGGGCGGCGGTCGCTGGAGCGGAGCCGGCCGGCGGAGGAGCAGAAGCTGCTGGGGTGGGTGCGCCGCCACCCGCCGGAGAGCCAGAGCTTCCGGTCGATCATGGACCCGCGGCTGGGCGGCCGgtacccggcggcggcggcgcggcaggtgGCGCGGCTGGCCGACCGCTGCCTCGTCAAGAACCCCAAGGAGCGGCCGGCGATGAGGGAGGTCgtcgaggagctcgagagggtGCTCCAGATGGAgccaccgacgacgacggcggccgacaAGGACGGCgaccgccgcctgccgccggcgAAGAGGTGA
- the LOC4342067 gene encoding vacuolar protein sorting 38 — protein MEPGPSSPSPSSACADHPTPAPEEDEEGGRGWVVVPASEVPGADAPKVIDWEDLQQELARVWSLSAALATARERKALLAARLQSALEARKASVQQDNELAEIRERVQARADFMWDLKMHTKKMTEDVDDRREELRIKIRTLSTTSNTLSTARNKLKEADKLLSGENGLHVRLKTVERMLRTRQQYMTAQVAHLYPVRPLIERSPANKPSFLNSSILKTRDAESMAPNGSQNGQAPLAILGLQLSKLTMKKTGYFSDKTEIQNSATALGYVAHAVSLIASYLDVPLRYPLRLGGSRSYVLDRAPSVESSSLASAISSAPLSTTMRTMEFPLFFESQETTRSAYAIFLLNKDIEQLLNHIGAESLGPRHVLANLKQLTTIVQSQQYISN, from the exons ATGGAGCCGgggccttcgtcgccgtcgccgtcgtccgcgTGCGCGGATCACcccacgccggcgccggaggaggacgaggagggggggagggggtgggtgGTCGTGCCGGCGAGCGAGGTCCCGGGAGCCGACGCGCCCAAGGTCATCGACTGGGAGGACCTGCAGCAGGAGCTCGCACGCGTCTGGAGcctctccgccgcgctcgccaccGCCAGGGAACGCAAGGCGCTGCTCGCCGCGCGCCTCCAGTCCGCGCTCGAG GCAAGGAAGGCTTCCGTTCAGCAGGATAATGAGTTGGCGGAAATCAGGGAAAGAGTGCAAGCACGTGCTGATTTCATGTGGGATTTGAAAATGCACACTAAGAAAATGACCGAGGATGTGGATGATCGAAGAGAGGAACTCCGCATCAAGATCCGAACCTTGTCAACAACAAGCAATACTCTTAGCACAGCGCGAAATAAACTTAAG GAAGCTGATAAATTGCTGTCAGGGGAAAATGGTCTCCATGTCCGTCTTAAAACTGTGGAAAGGATGTTGCGCACAAGACAGCAATATATGACAGCACAAGTAGCACATTTATATCCTGTGAGACCCTTGATTGAGCGATCTCCAGCTAACAAGCCTAGCTTCTTGAACTCCAGTATTCTCAAAACCA GAGATGCGGAATCAATGGCTCCGAATGGTTCTCAAAATGGACAGGCACCTTTGGCAATTTTGGGTCTCCAACTATCGAAGCTTACGATGAAAAAGACTGGCTACTTTAGTGACAAGACTGAGATTCAGAATTCTGCCACCGCATTGGGTTATGTTGCACAT GCAGTGTCCCTTATTGCATCATATCTTGATGTTCCTCTTCGATATCCGCTGCGGTTGGGAGGTTCACGGTCATATGTTCTTGATCGCGCGCCTTCAGTTGAGTCATCGTCCTTAGCTTCTGCTATAAGTTCTGCTCCTCTGAGTACAACCATGCGAACAATGGAATTCCCTCTGTTTTTTGAAAGCCAGGAGACAACAAGATCAGCATATGCAATAtttttgctaaacaag GATATTGAACAACTTCTGAATCACATTGGTGCTGAAAGTCTTGGCCCGAGGCATGTATTAGCTAACCTCAAGCAGCTGACTACTATTGTCCAGTCACAGCAGTACATTTCTAATTAA
- the LOC9267986 gene encoding novel plant SNARE 11 yields the protein MDLESVNPELAEIDGQIGDILRALQNGFQKLDKIKDANRRSRQLEELTDKMRDCKRLIKDFERVVKDMAGSTDPETARMLHDRKQSMIKELNSYVALKKQYASENKRVDLFDGPSVEDGFGEENVLLASNMTNQQLMDQGNQLMDETDQAIARSKQTVQETINVGTETAAALKSQTEQMSRIVNELDSIHFSIKKASQMVKEIGRQVATDRCIMALLFLIVAGVIAIIVVKIVNPQNKTIRDIPGLAPPVSRRLLSIVEDI from the exons ATGGATTTGGAGTCGGTCAACCCGGAGCTCGCCGAGATCGACGGCCAGATCGGCGACATCCTCCGCGCATTGCA AAATGGGTTCCAGAAGCTGGATAAGATCAAGGATGCCAATCGACGGAGCAGGCAACTCGAAGAGCTCACTGATAAGATGCGGGATTGCAAGAG GCTTATCAAGGACTTTGAGCGAGTTGTCAAAGATATGGCAGGAAGTACCGATCCTGAGACTGCTAGGATGCTTCATGATAGGAAACAGTCAATG ATCAAAGAATTGAACTCCTATGTTGCTTTGAAGAAACA ATATGCAAGTGAAAATAAGCGAGTTGATCTTTTTGATGGCCCAAGTGTTGAAGATGGCTTTGGTGAAGAAAATGTCCTGTTAGCATCAA ATATGACAAACCAACAGTTAATGGATCAAGGAAACCAACTAATGGATGAGACTGATCAAGCTATTGCAAGATCTAAACAG ACCGTCCAAGAGACCATCAATGTAGGTACAGAAACTGCAGCTGCTCTCAAATCACAG ACAGAGCAAATGAGCAGAATTGTTAATGAGCTGGATTCCATTCATTTCTCCATTAAAAAGGCATCACAAATGGTGAAAGAAATTGGTAGGCAG GTTGCAACTGATCGCTGCATCATGGCCTTGCTTTTTCTCATTGTTGCTGGAGTCATAGCAATAATAGTCGTTAAG ATTGTAAACCCACAGAACAAGACTATCCGAGACATTCCTGGTCTCGCTCCACCAGTTAGCAGAAGGCTATTGAGTATTGTAGAAGACATCTGA
- the LOC4342069 gene encoding uncharacterized LOC4342069, with amino-acid sequence MEHLLLPLLPHRPSQPLLLLLRHRRRPSIPRASSGDPSPTAADAPTDAQSATPPSSGAKPTGVKNRLRARNQARRVQEFTPPAPLGITMKSKSSSSSRPAASKSSASASASAATRREKQTRRKEWEEMSMAEKAGELYVGEKGLLFWLNKFAYASIFIMVGAWILFRFVGPSIGLYQLDAPPLAPTDVFAGSP; translated from the coding sequence atGGAGCACCTCctgctccctctcctcccccaccgcccctcccaacccctcctcctcctcctccgccatcgccgccgcccatccATCCCCCGGGCATCATCCGGCGACCCCTCCCCCACCGCGGCCGATGCTCCGACGGACGCTCAGTCCGccacgcctccctcctccggcgccAAGCCCACCGGCGTCAAGAACCGCCTCCGCGCGAGGAACCAAGCTCGCCGCGTCCAGGAGTTCACTCCGCCGGCGCCGTTGGGGATCACCATGAAAtccaagtcgtcgtcgtcgtcgaggccgGCTGCGTCGaagtcgtcggcgtcggcttcggcttcggcggcgacgcGCAGGGAGAAGcagacgaggaggaaggagtggGAGGAGATGAGCATGGCGGAGAAGGCCGGCGAGCTGTACGTCGGGGAgaaggggctcctcttctggctCAACAAGTTCGCCTACGCCTCCATCTTCATCATGGTCGGCGCCTGGATCCTCTTCCGCTTCGTCGGCCCCTCCATTGGCCTCTACCAGCtcgacgcgccgccgctcgcgcccaCCGATGTCTTCGCCGGCTCGCCGTGA
- the LOC4342070 gene encoding endoglucanase 18, with translation MANCVRCCCWLLVLMLMALAITAAVVFVRYKNGEGVFPFPGVPGAVDHKYADALAVALQFFQVQKSGKLVNNTIHWRGDSALDDGKEAGIDLSKGMYDAGDHMKFGFPMAFTATMLSWSVLEYGDAMRAADQRDSAIDALNWIMDYLVNAHPSDDVLYIQVGDPKADHKCWERPEKMKEKRPLTKITPKSPGSDVAAETAAAMAAASLVYKTINKTYSSSLLDHGERLFAFADKHRGSYTRTFPELSAFYNSTTYQDELLWAASWLYHATGNHSYLAYATGKNKDFADLGNPRYFSWDDKRAGTEVLLSRVSFFASQGSDVAQDDVLGMYKQTADAVMCILLPDSETAAFRTEGGLLYVAEWNSLQHPVASAFLAAVYSDYMQSSGKTELSCSGQGFSPADLRKFAKSQADYLLGSNPMKISYLVGYGDRYPEKVHHRGASIPEDVDTGCDGHKWLETSKPNPNVATGALVGGPYKNDSFVDERDNVMQNEATTYNSALVAGLLSALVSTSSLARSLS, from the exons ATGGCGAACTGCGTGCGGTGCTGCTGCTGGCTCCTGGTGCTGATGCTCATGGCGCTCGCGATCACCGCCGCCGTGGTGTTCGTCCGCTACAAGAACGGCGAGGGggtcttccccttccccggcgtGCCCGGCGCCGTCGACCACAAGTACGCcgacgcgctcgccgtcgccctccagTTCTTCCAGGTCCAGAAAT CCGGGAAGCTGGTGAACAACACGATCCACTGGAGAGGTGACTCGGCGCTGGACGACGGCAAGGAGGCCGGGATTGATCTCTCCAAGGGGATGTACGACGCCGGCGACCACATGAAGTTCGGATTCCCCATGGCGTTCACGGCCACCATGCTCTCTTGGTCCGTCCTCGAGTACGGCGACGCCATGCGCGCCGCCGACCAGCGCGACTCCGCCATTGACGCGCTGAATTGGATCATGGATTACCTCGTCAATGCCCACCCCTCCGACGACGTCCTCTACATCCAG GTGGGTGATCCTAAAGCAGACCACAAGTGCTGGGAGCGGCCGGAGAAGATGAAGGAGAAGAGGCCACTGACCAAGATCACGCCCAAGTCCCCCGGCAGCGAcgtggcggcggagacggcggcggccatggcggcggcgtcgctggtGTACAAGACGATCAACAAGACGTACTCGTCGTCGCTCCTGGACCACGGCGAGAGGCTGTTCGCCTTCGCCGACAAGCACCGGGGATCCTACACCCGGACGTTCCCGGAGCTCAGCGCGTTCTACAACTCCACCACGTACCAGGACGAGCTCCTCTGGGCGGCGAGCTGGCTCTACCACGCCACCGGCAACCACAGCTACCTCGCCTACGCCACCGGCAAGAACAAGGACTTCGCCGACCTGGGCAACCCGAGATACTTCAGCTGGGACGACAAGCGCGCCGGAACCGAG GTTCTTTTGTCGAGGGTGAGCTTCTTTGCTTCGCAAGGATCAGACGTTGCACAAGACGATGTTCTTGGGATGTACAAGCAGACTGCTGATGCCGTCATGTGCATTCTCCTGCCGGATTCAGAGACCGCCGCTTTCAGAACAGAAG GTGGTTTGCTGTACGTTGCCGAGTGGAACTCACTCCAGCACCCGGTGGCATCGGCGTTCCTCGCCGCGGTTTACAGCGACTACATGCAGAGCTCCGGGAAGACGGAGCTGAGCTGCAGCGGGCAGGGCTTCTCGCCGGCCGACCTGCGCAAATTCGCCAAGTCCCAG GCGGATTACTTGCTAGGCAGCAACCCGATGAAGATTAGTTACCTAGTCGGGTACGGCGACCGGTACCCGGAGAAGGTGCACCACCGCGGCGCGTCCATCCCGGAGGACGTCGACACCGGCTGCGACGGCCACAAGTGGCTGGAGACGTCCAAGCCCAACCCAAACGTCGCCACCGGCGCGCTCGTCGGCGGTCCGTACAAGAACGACAGCTTCGTCGACGAGCGCGACAACGTGATGCAGAACGAGGCCACCACCTACAACAGCGCCCTCGTCGCCGGCTTGCTCTCCGCCCtcgtctccacctcctccctcgcGCGATCCTTGTCATGA
- the LOC4342071 gene encoding uncharacterized LOC4342071 has protein sequence MERAAADRSGAEEGESEWREELRQQQSQVDALRERLVEVKVGMKCSEEDSRKELDHLCRRVKTIATLLAYLKSKARIMAIPHLAHTSCGIRHQDGVGYVDRNGVPLADWSKGGESASCEGLDDETSADSSRVAEHGDANEGDVDVEDILKSIHVVTDVMETLVKRVIVAESEAANEKEKVRMGLEEIRRKTIQVESMSAKVEEMEKFAVGTNGMLNEMRQRVEDMVLETTRQRQRAAENEQELSRVKHDFESLRTYVGTLVNVRETLLSSEKQFETMEKLFDRLVARTNQLESEKAQKEAEVQKVVEENVRLRAMIDKKEAQLQAMSEQCKFMALSRPN, from the exons ATGGAGCGTGCCGCTGCTGATCGGAGtggcgcggaggagggggagagcgaATGGAGGGAGGAGCTGCGGCAGCAGCAGTCGCAGGTCGACGCACTGCGGGAGAGGCTCGTGGAGGTCAAGGTCGGGATGAAGTGCTCCGAGGAGGACTCGAGGAAGGAGCTGGATCACCTCTGCCGCAGGGTGAAGACCATCGCCACGCTGCTGGCCTACCTCAAATCCAAGGCCAGGATCATGGCGATACCGCACCTCGCGCACACGTCCTGCGGGATTAGGCACCAGGATGGCGTGGGGTACGTCGACAGGAACGGGGTGCCACTGGCTGATTGGTCCAAGGGCGGCGAGTCCGCTTCCTGCGAGGGTTTAGATGATGAAACGTCGGCGGATAGTAGTCGTGTTGCCGAACATGGCGATGCCAATGAGGGGGATGTAGATGTCGAAGACATTCTGAAGTCGATACATGTGGTGACCGATGTCATGGAGACCCTTGTGAAGAGAGTGATTGTTGCTGAATCGGAAGCCGCTAACGAGAAAGAGAAGGTGAGGATGGGTCTGGAAGAGATTAGGAGGAAGACCATACAGGTTGAGTCCATGTCGGCCAAAGTTGAGGAAATGGAGAAATTTGCAGTGGGTACGAATGGTATGCTGAATGAGATGAGGCAGAGGGTTGAAGACATGGTGTTGGAGACCACTCGACAAAGGCAACGTGCGGCTGAAAATGAGCAGGAGCTTAGTCGTGTGAAGCATGACTTCGAGTCTCTCAGAACCTATGTCGGCACTCTCGTTAATGTCAGAGAAACTCTTCTTTCATCAGAGAAGCAGTTTGAAACAATGGAGAAACTCTTCGACAG GCTAGTTGCAAGAACCAACCAACTTGAGAGTGAGAAAGCACAAAAAGAAGCCGAAGTCCagaaggtggtggaggagaaTGTGAGGCTGCGTGCGATGATTGATAAGAAGGAAGCGCAGCTTCAGGCGATGAGTGAGCAGTGCAAGTTCATGGCGCTGAGCCGTCCCAACTAG
- the LOC4342072 gene encoding translocon-associated protein subunit alpha, which yields MAATRVWLSALLLAFLLAAAPVVQVARAQSMEEAATAEVVDGADLGIVSDDTQVSSDGPLSPAPGVETVCVFPKNAGKIVLAGEETELLVGLQNEGESTLNVVAIHSTLHLPFDHKMYGQNLTVQNFFNASVPVSVQATFPYTFAVSKFLQPGAYDLVGYIVYEIDQNPYQNVFYNGTVEVVEAGGLLSVESVFLITLGVALLGLFGLWAYGQVQQLSKKTKKAPKVELGTGTTDANMDEWLEGTAFAQGSKSKKKK from the exons ATGGCGGCGACTAGGGTTTGGctctccgccctcctcctcgccttcctcctcgccgccgcccccgtcgtCCAAG TTGCCAGAGCTCAGTCCATGGAAGAAGCTGCTACAGCTGAAGTTGTTGATGGGGCTGATCTAGGAATCGTCAGTGATGATACACAAGTTTCCAGCGATGGGCCTCTAAGTCCGGCTCCTGGTGTGGAGACAGTATGTGTTTTTCCCAAAAACGCTGGCAAAA TTGTGCTAGCAGGTGAAGAAACTGAACTACTGGTTGGCCTGCAAAACGAGG GTGAATCAACTTTGAATGTTGTTGCTATCCATTCAACTCTCCATCTTCCTTTTGACCATAAGATGTATGGACAAAACCTTACTGTTCAG AACTTCTTCAATGCATCAGTTCCTGTCTCTGTACAAGCAACCTTTCCGTATACATTCGCCGTGAGCAAGTTCTTGCAG CCTGGAGCATATGATCTAGTTGGTTACATAGTGTATGAGATTGATCAGAACCCATACCAGAATGTCTTTTACAATGGCACTGTAGAGGTTGTTGAGGCTGGAGGTTTACTCAGCGTTGAGTCTGTGTTCCTTATTACCCTTGGAGTTGCCCTTCTTGGTCTCTTCGGATTGTGGGCATATGGTCAAGTACAACAGCTCTCAAAG AAAACAAAGAAGGCCCCCAAGGTGGAACTGGGAACTGGAACTACTGATGCCAACATGGATGAGTGGCTGGAG GGCACTGCATTTGCACAGGGAAGCAaatccaagaagaagaaatag
- the LOC4342073 gene encoding uncharacterized protein → MSPPADTAALASTSGAPLAPLVAAQLNFVLSQANLPIRVGQIWSGCRDGRYADRFTLAIPFCLDYVYWDFLYNALSPKVAPDVVFGPDDEGFQPLVDFDETGSGEKSCLANWDCRDTSALLSLIKELREFYIEYQKKRAAEVDDARLKFEISTVLSKEGIEVCTVSSNGRPDEVKFAVPLLDLDLAKLVPGCPWKLPQKIHLQAVFPISRSYSSVPSAPRLKLVSTPDLKSFFSVDDVKLPPWLDGMCMAEYLPNLEENLKIQVVEASASIGSRRRFIEALAPTFGRPLEADPIFCRKATILSISGIFTFLVHFVIPLQFPKHQPVLTLESSQHFNAQGLPIMSAPVNDYPWSPRWDPTEMVERIYDFLVDECQTFKKFCSDSIPQQK, encoded by the exons atgtctCCGCCGGCCGacaccgccgcgctcgcctccacGTCCGGCGCCCCGCTCGcgcccctcgtcgccgcccagCTCAACTTCGTCCTCTCCCAAGCCAACCTCCCCATCAGG GTGGGGCAGATCTGGTCCGGATGCCGCGACGGCCGCTACGCCGATCGCTTCACGCTCGCCATCCCCTTCTGCCTCGACTACGTCTACT GGGACTTCCTGTACAATGCGCTGTCGCCGAAGGTGGCGCCGGATGTGGTGTTCGGCCCGGACGACGAGGGGTTTCAGCCGCTAGTCGATTTCGATGAGACCGGGAGTGGGGAGAAGAGCTGCTTGGCAAATTGGGATTGCCGGGACACCTcggccctcctctctctcatcaAAGAGCTCCG TGAATTTTATATTGAATACCAAAAGAAGCGGGCAGCCGAGGTTGATGACGCAagactgaaatttgaaataagCACAGTTCTGTCTAAGGAG GGGATTGAAGTCTGCACGGTATCGTCCAATGGTAGA CCAGATGAGGTGAAATTTGCTGTCCCACTTCTGGATCTGGACCTTGCCAAACTGGTTCCTGGATGTCCTTGGAAACTTCCTCAAAAGATCCATTTGCAG GCTGTTTTTCCAATTAGCAGAAGTTACTCCTCTGTTCCTTCTGCACCACGACTCAAATTAGTCTCAACCCCAGATTTGAAGTCATTTTTCTCAGTTGATGATGTTAAACTCCCTCCATGGTTAGATGGAAT GTGCATGGCTGAGTATCTTCCTAACTTGGAAGAAAATCTTAAAATCCAG GTTGTGGAAGCATCAGCTTCAATTGGTTCTAGAAGACGTTTCATTGAAGCATTGGCTCCTACTTTTGGAAGGCCATTAGAGGCTGATCCG ATTTTTTGCAGAAAAGCTACGATTCTTTCCATCTCAGGGATTTTCACTTTTCTG GTCCACTTTGTCATTCCCCTCCAATTCCCTAAGCATCAACCTGTGCTGACATTAGAGAGTTCTCAG CACTTCAATGCCCAGGGGTTACCTATCATGTCAGCTCCAGTAAATGACTATCCCTGGAGCCCTAGATGGGATCCAACAGAAATGGTTGAACGCATCTA TGACTTTTTGGTTGACGAGTGCCAAACTTTCAAGAAGTTTTGCAGCGATTCTATCCCTCAACAGAAGTAG